In the genome of Buchnera aphidicola (Artemisaphis artemisicola), one region contains:
- the grxD gene encoding Grx4 family monothiol glutaredoxin, with product MSVIEKIKKQIKNNVILIYMKGTPQSPSCGFSAQAVQALSVCGEKFAYVDVLENTDIRNELPKYANWPTFPQLWIDGELIGGCSIILEMLENGELQKLISNTIKKYNKS from the coding sequence ATGAGTGTTATTGAAAAAATAAAAAAACAAATTAAAAATAATGTTATCTTAATTTACATGAAGGGAACACCTCAATCTCCTAGTTGTGGTTTTTCTGCTCAAGCTGTTCAAGCATTATCAGTTTGTGGAGAAAAATTTGCTTATGTAGATGTTTTAGAAAATACAGATATTAGAAATGAATTACCGAAATATGCAAATTGGCCTACATTTCCTCAATTATGGATCGACGGCGAATTAATTGGTGGTTGTAGTATTATATTAGAAATGTTAGAAAATGGAGAATTACAAAAATTAATATCTAATACAATAAAAAAATATAACAAATCTTAG
- a CDS encoding Fe-Mn family superoxide dismutase: MSYTLPALPYSYNALEPFFDEQTMRIHHTKHHQNYINNTNSILNNTNFSSLSIEELMSIFNEIVLENKNALRNNAGGHINHILFWKGLKPGTVLTNDIKIEIEKQFGSVDSFKENFEKVALNHFGSGWVWLVNQNGLLSIVSTVNQDSPLMGKLISNTHGDPIIGLDLWEHAYYLKFQNRRLEYIKSFWNIVNWEEATNRLQK, encoded by the coding sequence ATGAGTTACACTCTTCCTGCTTTACCTTATTCATATAATGCTTTAGAACCATTTTTTGATGAACAAACAATGAGAATTCATCATACTAAACATCATCAAAATTATATTAATAATACTAATTCTATTTTAAATAATACTAATTTTTCTTCATTATCTATTGAAGAGTTAATGTCTATTTTTAATGAAATTGTTTTAGAAAACAAAAATGCATTACGTAATAATGCAGGTGGACATATAAATCATATTTTGTTTTGGAAAGGTTTAAAACCAGGCACAGTATTAACAAATGATATAAAAATAGAAATAGAAAAACAATTTGGTAGTGTAGATTCTTTCAAAGAAAATTTTGAAAAAGTTGCTCTTAATCATTTTGGATCTGGTTGGGTATGGTTAGTAAATCAAAATGGTTTATTATCTATAGTATCTACTGTTAATCAAGATAGTCCTTTAATGGGTAAATTAATATCTAATACTCATGGAGATCCTATTATTGGGTTAGATCTTTGGGAACATGCTTATTATTTAAAATTTCAAAATAGACGATTAGAATATATTAAATCTTTTTGGAACATTGTTAATTGGGAAGAAGCTACTAATCGTTTACAGAAATAA
- the ychF gene encoding redox-regulated ATPase YchF translates to MGFKCGIIGLPNVGKSTLFNILTKGNSAVANFPFCTIKPNIGIVAVDDLRIDNLAKIVSPKKIIHAFIEFIDIAGLVKGASKGEGLGNQFLSNIRDTDAVVHVVRCFKNNNITHVYNEVKPTSDIDIINTELILSDLDICEKTILQLQKKTKTKNFEEKDQKIYILKKCINHLKQCLMLKTLNLNIEEEKIISTLRFLTLKPTMYVANINDEKESYFFLEELKKVADKDGSIVIPIHANLELDLVNMKSEEQKSFMKAFNIKKLSFNRIVSAGYKILNLITFFTVGVKEIHAWAIPKGSTSLQAAHKIHSDFSKGFIRAQIIKYSDFIKYKSESKIKEIGKFRTEGKSYFVQDGDIMHFLFQV, encoded by the coding sequence ATGGGTTTTAAATGTGGAATTATAGGATTACCTAATGTTGGTAAATCTACTTTATTTAATATTTTAACTAAAGGAAATTCAGCAGTAGCGAATTTTCCTTTTTGCACTATTAAACCAAATATAGGAATAGTTGCAGTTGATGATTTACGTATTGATAATTTAGCTAAAATTGTTTCTCCTAAAAAAATTATACATGCATTTATAGAATTTATAGATATTGCAGGTTTAGTTAAAGGAGCTTCTAAAGGAGAAGGATTAGGTAATCAATTTTTAAGCAATATAAGAGATACAGATGCTGTAGTACATGTTGTTCGTTGTTTTAAAAATAATAATATCACTCATGTTTATAATGAAGTCAAACCTACTTCAGACATTGATATTATTAATACTGAACTTATATTATCTGATTTAGATATTTGTGAAAAAACTATATTGCAATTACAAAAAAAAACAAAAACAAAAAATTTTGAAGAAAAAGATCAAAAAATATATATTTTAAAAAAATGTATTAATCATTTAAAACAGTGTTTAATGTTAAAAACTCTTAATTTAAATATAGAAGAAGAAAAAATAATAAGTACTTTACGTTTTTTAACCTTAAAACCTACAATGTATGTAGCTAATATAAATGATGAGAAAGAATCTTATTTTTTTTTAGAAGAATTAAAAAAAGTTGCTGATAAAGACGGTTCTATAGTCATTCCAATTCATGCTAATCTAGAATTAGATTTAGTTAATATGAAATCTGAAGAACAAAAATCTTTTATGAAAGCTTTTAATATAAAAAAGCTAAGTTTTAATAGAATTGTTTCTGCTGGATATAAAATACTTAATTTAATAACTTTTTTTACTGTAGGAGTAAAAGAAATTCATGCTTGGGCTATTCCTAAAGGAAGCACTAGTCTTCAAGCTGCTCATAAAATACATAGTGATTTCAGTAAAGGTTTTATTAGAGCACAAATTATTAAATATTCAGATTTTATTAAATATAAAAGTGAGTCTAAAATTAAAGAAATAGGAAAATTTAGAACAGAAGGAAAAAGTTATTTTGTTCAAGATGGCGATATTATGCATTTTTTATTTCAAGTTTAA
- the pth gene encoding aminoacyl-tRNA hydrolase, with the protein MIVGLSNPKEEYHNTRHNVGSWYIYALAKYFLKILKEEKKFFGFTTSVIINSYSIRLLIPNIFMNINGKSVFKMASFYNINLNEILIIHDDLELKPGVFKLKYSFGHNGHNGLRNIINSFNKKVNFYRFRIGIGRPKNKDQVSSFVLSKPTKSEKILIKNSIADAIKTTFRLNILNNHQLKKSSIF; encoded by the coding sequence ATGATTGTTGGATTATCTAATCCAAAAGAGGAATATCATAATACACGTCATAATGTAGGTTCTTGGTATATTTATGCTTTAGCAAAATATTTTTTAAAAATTTTAAAAGAAGAAAAAAAATTTTTTGGTTTTACTACTTCAGTTATTATAAATTCTTATTCTATTCGATTGCTTATACCTAATATATTTATGAATATAAATGGTAAATCAGTCTTTAAAATGGCATCTTTTTATAATATTAATTTAAATGAGATATTAATAATTCATGATGATTTAGAATTAAAACCTGGAGTTTTTAAATTAAAATATAGTTTTGGACACAATGGACATAATGGATTAAGAAATATTATAAATTCATTTAATAAAAAAGTAAATTTTTATCGATTTAGAATTGGTATTGGTCGTCCTAAAAATAAAGATCAAGTATCTTCTTTTGTTTTATCAAAGCCTACTAAATCAGAAAAAATATTAATTAAAAATTCTATCGCAGATGCTATTAAAACAACTTTTAGATTAAATATTTTAAATAATCATCAATTAAAAAAATCTTCTATTTTTTAA
- the grpE gene encoding nucleotide exchange factor GrpE produces MDNQDKQNIDKNVSQNNIEKENINDVIINQNKKIEELKLTLIHNQKKIHDIELRKLANIENIKKHTQNKIKKIKNIEIENFLKTTIPIIDSLEDILNSSEELDVQDEPLIKGIELTLQSLLDLLLKLGVQIEGKKNDLFNSEIHSPILIESSKKAEPNHIISVVKKGFIFNKVILRKATVTVSKK; encoded by the coding sequence ATGGATAATCAAGATAAACAAAATATTGATAAAAATGTTTCACAAAATAACATAGAAAAAGAAAATATAAATGATGTAATAATCAATCAAAATAAAAAAATAGAAGAACTAAAATTAACTTTAATACATAATCAAAAAAAAATACATGATATTGAACTAAGAAAATTAGCTAATATAGAAAATATAAAAAAACATACTCAAAATAAAATAAAAAAGATAAAAAATATAGAAATTGAAAATTTTTTAAAAACTACTATTCCAATCATAGATTCTTTAGAAGATATTTTAAATAGTTCTGAAGAATTAGATGTACAAGATGAACCTTTAATAAAAGGGATTGAATTAACATTGCAATCTTTATTAGATTTATTATTAAAATTAGGAGTTCAAATCGAAGGTAAAAAAAACGATCTGTTTAATTCTGAAATTCATAGTCCTATTTTAATCGAATCATCTAAAAAAGCTGAACCTAATCATATTATTTCTGTAGTAAAAAAAGGATTTATTTTTAATAAAGTAATTTTGAGAAAAGCTACTGTTACAGTTTCTAAAAAATAA
- the thrC gene encoding threonine synthase → MKLYNLKDNREQVDFETAVKLGLGREQGLFFPVELPIITPIELSKILKMDFITRSTEILSRFIYNEIPKEILYQHVKKAFSFKHPLKIKITNNIHSFELFHGPTLAFKDFGARFMAQMILLFNKKNESVTILTATSGDTGAAVAHAFYDMKNVKVVILYPKGKISELQEKLFCTLGKNIKTVSINGSFDDCQKLVKEAFNDKILKESIGLNSANSINISRLLAQICYYFEAFSLISEQQRKNLVIAVPCGNFGNLTAGLLSKSLGLPIKSFIACTNANDTVPRFLKNGMWNPKKTVSTISNAMDISQPNNWPRIEELFNRKKWNLKELRFGSVSDYSTQNTLKELFKLGYVSEPHAAIAYRLLKDQLKEDEFGLFLGTAHPAKFKNTVEEILKNDIALPNELKTRINLPLLSYNINPNFSKLKEILLER, encoded by the coding sequence ATGAAACTTTATAACTTAAAAGATAATCGTGAACAAGTAGATTTCGAAACAGCTGTAAAATTAGGATTAGGTAGAGAACAAGGATTATTTTTCCCTGTAGAATTACCTATAATTACACCTATTGAATTATCAAAAATATTAAAAATGGATTTTATCACGCGTAGTACTGAAATACTTTCTAGATTTATTTATAATGAAATACCTAAAGAAATATTATACCAACATGTAAAAAAAGCATTTTCATTTAAACATCCATTAAAAATCAAAATTACAAATAATATACATTCTTTCGAATTATTCCATGGTCCAACTTTAGCATTTAAAGACTTTGGTGCACGTTTTATGGCACAAATGATATTATTGTTTAATAAAAAAAATGAATCAGTAACTATCTTAACTGCAACATCAGGTGACACAGGTGCAGCAGTAGCACATGCATTTTATGATATGAAAAATGTTAAAGTAGTTATTTTATATCCAAAAGGAAAAATTAGTGAATTACAAGAAAAATTATTCTGCACTTTAGGTAAAAATATTAAAACTGTATCAATTAACGGTAGTTTTGACGATTGTCAAAAATTAGTAAAAGAAGCTTTTAATGATAAAATTCTTAAAGAATCAATAGGATTAAATTCAGCTAATTCTATTAATATAAGCAGATTATTAGCACAAATCTGTTATTATTTTGAAGCTTTTTCTTTAATTTCAGAGCAACAAAGAAAAAATCTAGTAATAGCAGTTCCATGTGGTAATTTTGGAAATTTAACTGCTGGATTATTATCTAAGTCTCTTGGTTTACCAATCAAATCATTTATAGCATGTACTAATGCTAACGATACAGTTCCAAGATTTCTTAAAAATGGCATGTGGAATCCAAAAAAAACTGTATCTACAATTTCTAATGCTATGGATATTAGTCAACCTAACAATTGGCCTCGAATAGAAGAATTATTTAATCGAAAAAAATGGAATTTAAAAGAACTAAGATTTGGTAGTGTATCAGATTACTCTACTCAAAATACATTAAAAGAATTATTTAAATTAGGATATGTTTCTGAACCACATGCTGCGATAGCATATCGATTATTAAAAGATCAATTAAAAGAAGATGAATTTGGCTTATTTTTAGGAACCGCACATCCAGCTAAATTTAAAAATACCGTAGAAGAAATACTGAAAAATGATATTGCATTACCTAATGAGCTAAAAACAAGAATTAACCTACCATTGTTATCTTATAATATTAATCCTAATTTTAGCAAATTAAAAGAAATTTTATTAGAAAGATAA
- the rnt gene encoding ribonuclease T: protein MSINQELNLLSDRFRTFYPVVIDIETAGFNPNTDAVLEIALITLKMDELGWLHKEDKLHFHIEPFKGSTINSDAIAFNKIDPFNPLRGAISEKIAIQSILDMVRQGIKIKGCSRGIVVAHNANFDHNFLMAAMKREKIKNNPFHPFVTFDTAALSGLVVGQTVLSKACKAIGLSFDNNQAHSALYDSTQTANLFCALVNRWKRLGGWPINLKNINLN, encoded by the coding sequence ATGTCTATAAATCAAGAATTAAATTTATTAAGTGATCGCTTTCGTACTTTTTATCCTGTTGTTATAGATATTGAAACAGCTGGATTTAACCCTAATACTGATGCAGTATTAGAAATTGCTTTAATAACATTAAAAATGGATGAATTAGGATGGTTGCATAAAGAAGATAAATTACATTTTCATATAGAACCATTTAAAGGTTCTACAATAAATTCTGATGCAATAGCTTTTAATAAAATTGATCCTTTTAATCCATTACGTGGAGCTATTAGTGAAAAAATAGCAATTCAATCAATATTAGACATGGTACGTCAAGGCATCAAGATAAAAGGATGCAGTCGGGGTATTGTAGTTGCACATAATGCTAATTTTGATCATAATTTTTTAATGGCAGCAATGAAAAGAGAAAAAATAAAAAATAATCCTTTTCATCCATTTGTAACATTTGATACAGCAGCATTAAGCGGATTAGTAGTTGGTCAAACAGTATTATCTAAAGCATGTAAAGCCATTGGTCTATCGTTTGATAATAATCAAGCTCATTCTGCACTTTATGATAGCACACAAACTGCTAATCTTTTTTGCGCATTAGTGAACCGTTGGAAACGTTTAGGCGGATGGCCTATAAACCTAAAAAACATTAATTTAAATTAA
- the bamE gene encoding outer membrane protein assembly factor BamE, giving the protein MNHYTKILLIVFFLSSCSFLDKKKYDSFSLNKNFFLLNEIDFKKNILNKNFIGMTRKQIVYIFGMPIIKDSFHDVYHYHFYKNKNANFIQKEMLNFYFKNNKVSNFNIK; this is encoded by the coding sequence ATGAATCATTATACTAAAATACTATTAATTGTGTTTTTTTTGTCTAGTTGTTCATTTTTAGACAAAAAAAAATATGATTCTTTTTCTTTAAATAAAAATTTTTTTTTGTTAAACGAAATAGATTTTAAGAAAAATATTTTAAATAAAAATTTTATTGGTATGACACGCAAACAAATAGTTTATATTTTTGGTATGCCAATTATTAAAGATTCGTTTCATGATGTATATCATTATCATTTTTATAAGAATAAGAATGCTAATTTTATTCAAAAAGAAATGTTAAATTTTTATTTTAAAAATAATAAAGTATCAAATTTTAATATAAAATAG
- a CDS encoding DUF2076 domain-containing protein produces the protein MKDEEKNLIENLFHRLKNAELKSSERDISADNLIQMLVKKQPSSSYYMAQTILIQETAIKKMSRQIEELKRNINFLNQKEQNKKSSFLSNLFKKHPSSYTKPNDSNVWKQQEYPSKLNNSHNFDTSSRSQTLSTSASNNSSGFLKNALQTATGVAGGMILGNMLMNVFNHSKPEEEMFDTIDQSSINHNINSEDNFSDNTTDNHLVNYESEELNSNDTTNDIYDTDDNTYDNTDINDENFI, from the coding sequence ATGAAAGATGAAGAAAAAAATTTAATAGAAAACTTATTTCATCGTTTGAAAAATGCTGAATTAAAATCTTCTGAAAGAGATATATCTGCAGATAATTTAATTCAAATGTTAGTAAAAAAACAACCGTCTTCTTCTTATTATATGGCACAAACAATATTGATTCAAGAAACAGCTATAAAAAAAATGAGCAGACAGATTGAAGAATTAAAACGAAATATAAATTTTTTAAATCAAAAAGAACAAAATAAAAAATCAAGTTTTCTATCAAATTTATTTAAAAAACATCCTAGTTCTTATACAAAACCTAATGATAGCAATGTATGGAAACAGCAAGAATATCCTTCAAAATTAAATAATTCTCATAACTTTGATACATCTTCACGTTCACAAACACTTTCAACGTCTGCAAGTAATAATAGTAGCGGTTTTCTTAAAAATGCTTTACAAACAGCTACTGGAGTCGCAGGAGGTATGATTTTAGGTAATATGCTGATGAATGTTTTTAATCATTCTAAACCAGAAGAAGAAATGTTTGACACTATTGATCAATCTTCTATAAATCATAACATTAATTCAGAAGACAATTTTTCCGATAACACTACTGATAATCATTTAGTTAATTATGAATCTGAAGAATTAAATTCAAATGATACAACTAATGATATTTATGATACAGATGATAATACTTATGATAATACTGATATAAATGATGAAAATTTTATTTAA
- the nadK gene encoding NAD(+) kinase, protein MKQYFTCIGIIGRPRHTNALITHKILYQWLIKNGYNVFIEHTIAKELTLNNPNTATLIEIGQFCDLAIVIGGDGNLLCAARVLSFYNIKIIGINRGNLGFLTDLNPDSSFKKLSEVLSGNYLLENRFLLDAQVCQKQLISRSSVAINEVVLHTKHLAHMIEFEVYIDNKFSFAQRADGLIISTPTGSTGYSLSAGGPIIETSLDAILLVPMFPQSLSARPLVIHSDSIICLKFANIQNNLKISCDSQTVLKINKGECVFIRRSCYYLNLIHPTSYNYFTTLTSKLNWSKNFF, encoded by the coding sequence ATGAAGCAATATTTTACTTGTATTGGCATTATTGGACGTCCTCGTCATACGAATGCTTTAATAACACATAAGATACTTTATCAGTGGTTAATAAAAAACGGTTATAATGTTTTTATTGAACACACTATTGCTAAAGAATTAACATTAAATAATCCTAATACTGCCACATTAATTGAAATTGGTCAATTTTGTGATTTAGCGATTGTCATAGGAGGAGATGGAAATTTATTATGTGCAGCTCGTGTTTTATCTTTTTATAACATTAAGATTATTGGGATTAATCGAGGTAATTTAGGATTTTTAACTGATTTAAATCCTGATTCTAGTTTTAAAAAATTATCAGAAGTTTTATCTGGAAATTATTTATTAGAAAATCGTTTTTTATTAGATGCTCAAGTTTGTCAAAAACAATTAATTTCTAGATCGAGTGTAGCAATTAATGAAGTAGTGCTACATACGAAACATTTAGCTCATATGATAGAATTCGAAGTTTATATTGATAATAAATTTTCTTTTGCTCAACGTGCTGATGGATTGATTATTTCTACTCCTACAGGTTCTACTGGTTATTCTCTTTCAGCTGGAGGACCAATTATAGAAACATCTTTAGATGCTATTTTATTAGTACCAATGTTCCCACAGAGTTTGTCTGCTCGTCCTTTAGTAATTCATAGTGATAGTATAATTTGTTTGAAATTTGCAAATATTCAAAATAACTTAAAAATAAGCTGTGATAGTCAAACTGTTTTAAAAATTAATAAAGGTGAATGTGTATTTATTCGACGTAGTTGTTATTATTTAAATCTTATTCATCCTACAAGTTATAATTATTTTACAACTTTAACATCTAAGCTTAACTGGTCTAAAAACTTTTTTTGA
- the thrB gene encoding homoserine kinase yields MIKIYAPASIGNVGVGFDILGAAIRPINGALLGDLVTIKLSKTFELINQGIFANKLPKNTEKNIIWKCWLKFCKITKKNIPVSIILEKNMPIGSGLGSSACSVVAALVAMNEFFKKPLNKKELLFLMGEIEGEISGSIHYDNVAPSYLGGLQLILEQSEIISQTIPIFKNWFWIIAWPGINVSTEEARNILPKKYKKEICIKNSRYLAGFIHALYSRQPNLAARLMKDVIAEPYRIQLLPDFLKAKKKIKKIGAISFGISGSGPAIFAVSDDIKIAEKISLWLTENYLQNKSGFVHICFLDLKGARKIGFNNETL; encoded by the coding sequence ATGATTAAAATTTATGCACCAGCTTCTATTGGTAATGTTGGAGTTGGATTTGATATTTTAGGTGCAGCAATTAGACCTATAAACGGCGCCTTATTAGGAGATTTGGTCACAATAAAATTATCAAAAACATTTGAATTAATTAACCAAGGTATTTTTGCTAATAAATTACCTAAAAATACTGAAAAAAATATTATTTGGAAATGTTGGTTAAAATTTTGTAAAATTACAAAAAAAAATATTCCCGTTTCTATTATTCTAGAAAAAAATATGCCTATTGGTTCAGGACTAGGTTCTAGTGCTTGCTCAGTAGTAGCAGCTTTAGTTGCAATGAATGAATTTTTTAAAAAACCTTTAAATAAAAAAGAATTATTATTTTTAATGGGAGAAATAGAAGGCGAAATATCAGGAAGTATACACTATGATAACGTTGCTCCATCTTATCTTGGAGGATTGCAATTAATATTAGAACAATCTGAAATAATAAGTCAAACAATTCCTATTTTTAAAAATTGGTTTTGGATTATAGCTTGGCCAGGAATTAATGTTTCTACTGAAGAAGCAAGAAATATACTACCAAAAAAATATAAAAAAGAAATTTGCATTAAGAATAGTCGTTATCTAGCAGGTTTTATTCATGCTTTATATAGTAGGCAACCTAATTTAGCAGCTCGATTAATGAAAGATGTTATAGCGGAACCATATCGCATTCAGTTATTACCTGATTTTTTAAAAGCTAAGAAAAAAATTAAAAAAATTGGAGCTATAAGTTTTGGAATATCTGGTTCAGGACCTGCTATTTTCGCTGTTTCTGATGATATAAAAATAGCTGAAAAAATATCTTTATGGTTAACAGAAAATTATTTACAAAATAAAAGTGGATTTGTTCATATTTGTTTTTTAGATTTAAAAGGTGCACGTAAAATAGGATTTAATAATGAAACTTTATAA
- a CDS encoding redoxin domain-containing protein, with protein sequence MVLVTQHAPNFIAPAILENSEITENFDLKKYSNGQSVILFFWPMDFTFVCPSEIIEFNKLHLEFKKRHVKIVGVSIDSIFVHQAWQKTLPKNGGIGKINFPMVSDIKHSIQKSYGIEHPELGVALRASFLIDSNWIIRHQVINDLPFGRNIKEIIRIVDAIDFYNKHGEVCPANWEKGQKGIKTTSEGICEYLSQNY encoded by the coding sequence ATGGTTTTAGTCACACAACATGCACCTAATTTTATCGCTCCAGCAATTTTAGAAAACAGTGAAATTACTGAAAATTTTGATCTTAAAAAATATTCTAATGGTCAATCAGTTATCTTGTTTTTTTGGCCTATGGATTTTACTTTTGTATGTCCATCTGAAATTATAGAATTTAATAAACTGCATTTAGAATTTAAAAAAAGACATGTCAAAATAGTAGGAGTATCTATTGATAGTATTTTCGTTCATCAAGCATGGCAAAAAACATTACCTAAAAACGGTGGCATTGGAAAAATAAATTTCCCTATGGTTTCTGATATTAAACATAGTATTCAAAAATCATATGGAATCGAACATCCAGAACTTGGTGTTGCATTACGAGCTTCTTTTTTAATTGATTCTAATTGGATTATACGTCATCAAGTTATAAATGATTTACCATTTGGTAGAAACATAAAAGAAATAATACGTATAGTTGATGCTATAGACTTTTACAATAAACACGGAGAAGTATGTCCAGCTAATTGGGAAAAAGGACAAAAAGGCATAAAAACCACTTCAGAAGGAATTTGTGAATATTTAAGTCAAAATTATTAA